A section of the Citrobacter farmeri genome encodes:
- the hemA gene encoding glutamyl-tRNA reductase, which yields MTLLALGINHKTAPVSLRERVTFSPDTLDQALESLLAQPMVQGGVVLSTCNRTELYLSVEEQDNLQEALIRWLCDYHNLNEEELRNSLYWHQDNDAVSHLMRVASGLDSLVLGEPQILGQVKKAFADSQKGHLNASALERMFQKSFSVAKRVRTETDIGASAVSVAFAACTLARQIFESLSAVTVLLVGAGETIELVARHLREHKVQKMIIANRTRERAQVLADEVGAEVIALSDIDERLQEADIIISSTASPLPIIGKGMVERALKSRRNQPMLLVDIAVPRDVEPEVGKLANAYLYSVDDLQSIISHNLAQRKAAAVEAETIVAQETSEFMAWLRAQGASETIREYRSQSEQVRDELTAKALAALEQGGDAQAIMQDLAWKLTNRLIHAPTKSLQQAARDGDDERLNILRDSLGLE from the coding sequence ATGACCCTTTTAGCGCTCGGCATTAACCATAAGACGGCACCTGTATCGCTGCGAGAACGCGTAACGTTTTCGCCGGACACGCTCGATCAGGCGCTGGAAAGCCTGCTTGCGCAGCCAATGGTGCAGGGCGGCGTAGTCTTGTCGACGTGCAATCGCACGGAGCTGTATCTCAGCGTGGAAGAGCAGGACAATCTGCAAGAGGCGCTGATTCGTTGGTTATGCGACTACCATAATCTCAACGAAGAGGAGCTGCGCAACAGCCTCTACTGGCATCAGGATAACGACGCCGTCAGTCACCTGATGCGTGTCGCCAGCGGTCTGGATTCGCTGGTGCTGGGTGAACCGCAGATTCTCGGTCAGGTGAAAAAGGCCTTTGCGGATTCGCAGAAAGGCCACCTGAACGCCAGCGCGCTGGAACGCATGTTCCAGAAATCTTTCTCCGTCGCCAAACGAGTCCGTACGGAAACCGATATCGGCGCCAGCGCGGTGTCCGTTGCGTTTGCCGCCTGTACGCTGGCGCGCCAGATCTTTGAATCGCTTTCCGCGGTTACCGTGCTGCTGGTTGGCGCGGGCGAAACCATCGAACTGGTGGCGCGTCATCTGCGCGAACACAAAGTGCAGAAGATGATTATCGCCAACCGCACCCGCGAACGGGCACAGGTTCTTGCCGATGAAGTCGGTGCCGAAGTCATTGCGCTCAGCGATATCGACGAACGTCTGCAAGAAGCCGACATTATCATCAGTTCAACCGCCAGTCCGTTGCCCATCATCGGCAAAGGGATGGTGGAGCGCGCGCTGAAAAGCCGTCGCAATCAGCCGATGCTGCTGGTGGATATCGCCGTTCCGCGCGATGTCGAACCGGAAGTCGGCAAACTGGCTAACGCCTATCTCTATAGCGTTGACGATCTGCAAAGCATCATTTCGCACAACCTGGCGCAGCGCAAAGCCGCGGCGGTGGAAGCCGAAACGATCGTCGCGCAGGAAACCAGCGAGTTTATGGCCTGGCTGCGCGCTCAGGGTGCCAGTGAAACCATTCGTGAATACCGTAGTCAGTCTGAGCAGGTACGTGATGAATTGACCGCGAAGGCGCTTGCTGCTCTGGAACAGGGCGGCGACGCGCAGGCCATTATGCAGGATCTGGCGTGGAAACTGACCAACCGCCTGATTCATGCGCCAACCAAATCTCTTCAGCAGGCCGCCCGTGACGGGGATGACGAACGCCTGAATATTTTGCGCGACAGCCTCGGGCTGGAGTAG
- the prfA gene encoding peptide chain release factor 1 — protein sequence MKPSIVAKLEALHERHEEVQALLGDAGTIADQERFRALSREYAQLSDVSRCFTDWQQIQDDIETAQMMLDDPEMREMAQEELREAKDKSEQLEQQLQVLLLPKDPDDEYNAFLEVRAGTGGDEAALFAGDLFRMYSRYAETRRWRVEIMSASEGEHGGYKEIIAKISGDGVYGRLKFESGGHRVQRVPATESQGRIHTSACTVAVMPELPEAELPDINPADLRIDTFRSSGAGGQHVNTTDSAIRITHLPTGIVVECQDERSQHKNKAKAMSVLGARIRAAEVARRQQAEASTRRNLLGSGDRSDRNRTYNFPQGRVTDHRINLTLYRLDEVMEGKLDMLIEPIVQEYQADQLAALSEQE from the coding sequence ATGAAGCCTTCTATCGTTGCCAAACTGGAAGCCCTGCATGAACGCCATGAAGAAGTTCAGGCGCTGCTGGGTGATGCGGGAACCATCGCAGACCAGGAACGTTTTCGCGCACTGTCGCGCGAGTATGCACAACTAAGCGATGTTTCTCGCTGTTTTACGGACTGGCAACAGATTCAGGACGATATCGAAACAGCACAAATGATGCTCGACGATCCTGAAATGCGTGAAATGGCGCAGGAAGAACTGCGCGAAGCGAAAGACAAAAGCGAACAACTGGAACAGCAGTTACAGGTACTGCTGCTGCCGAAAGATCCGGACGATGAGTACAATGCGTTTCTGGAAGTTCGCGCCGGGACCGGCGGCGATGAAGCCGCTTTGTTTGCCGGCGATCTGTTCCGTATGTACAGCCGCTATGCTGAAACGCGGCGCTGGCGCGTGGAGATCATGAGCGCCAGCGAAGGCGAGCACGGCGGTTATAAAGAGATTATCGCCAAGATCAGCGGCGACGGCGTATACGGACGTCTGAAGTTTGAATCCGGTGGACATCGCGTGCAGCGCGTCCCGGCAACGGAATCGCAGGGTCGCATCCACACTTCTGCCTGTACCGTGGCGGTGATGCCGGAGTTGCCGGAAGCCGAACTGCCGGATATCAACCCGGCCGACCTGCGGATTGATACCTTCCGTTCTTCCGGGGCGGGGGGCCAGCACGTTAACACCACCGATTCCGCCATCCGTATCACCCACCTGCCGACCGGCATTGTGGTGGAGTGTCAGGACGAACGTTCTCAGCACAAAAACAAAGCCAAAGCGATGTCGGTGCTGGGGGCGCGTATTCGCGCAGCCGAAGTGGCAAGACGTCAGCAGGCCGAAGCCTCAACGCGTCGCAATCTGCTGGGCAGCGGCGATCGTAGCGACCGTAACCGAACCTACAACTTCCCGCAGGGGCGGGTGACCGATCACCGCATCAACCTGACGCTCTACCGTCTGGATGAAGTAATGGAAGGCAAACTGGATATGCTGATTGAGCCGATCGTGCAGGAATACCAGGCCGATCAACTGGCAGCGCTGTCCGAGCAGGAATAA
- the prmC gene encoding peptide chain release factor N(5)-glutamine methyltransferase — MDFQHWLHEAISQLQESESPRRDAEILLEFVTGKGRTYLLAFGETPLTDVQQAQLATLLARRQRGEPIAHLTGVREFWSLPLFVSPATLIPRPDTECLVEQALARLPSGPCRILDLGTGTGAIALALASERPDCEVTAVDRMPDAVELAQRNAAHLAINNIHIQQSDWFSALPDRPFTMIVSNPPYIDEQDPHLTQGDVRFEPLTALVAGDSGMADIVHIIEQSRARLEAGGFLLLEHGWQQGAAVRDAFIRAGYQAVETCRDYGDNERITLGRKPV; from the coding sequence ATGGATTTTCAGCACTGGTTACATGAGGCGATAAGCCAGCTACAGGAGAGTGAAAGCCCGCGCCGCGATGCTGAGATCTTACTCGAATTCGTGACCGGAAAAGGGCGCACGTATCTGTTGGCGTTTGGCGAAACGCCGTTGACCGATGTCCAGCAGGCGCAACTGGCAACGCTGCTGGCTCGCCGTCAGCGAGGTGAGCCGATTGCGCACTTAACCGGCGTGCGTGAGTTCTGGTCATTGCCGCTGTTTGTCTCACCCGCAACGCTGATCCCTCGTCCGGACACCGAATGTCTGGTGGAACAGGCGTTAGCGCGGCTGCCATCAGGCCCATGTCGTATTCTCGATCTCGGAACCGGCACCGGTGCGATTGCGCTGGCGCTGGCGTCCGAGCGCCCTGACTGCGAGGTTACAGCGGTTGACAGGATGCCGGATGCCGTTGAACTGGCGCAGCGTAATGCCGCACATCTGGCCATTAATAATATTCACATCCAGCAAAGCGACTGGTTTAGCGCCTTGCCGGATCGGCCGTTCACGATGATTGTCAGCAATCCGCCGTACATTGATGAACAGGATCCGCATCTGACGCAGGGTGATGTTCGCTTCGAACCGTTGACCGCCCTGGTCGCCGGTGACAGCGGAATGGCCGACATTGTGCACATTATTGAACAATCTCGCGCGCGGCTGGAAGCTGGCGGTTTTCTGCTGCTCGAGCATGGTTGGCAGCAGGGCGCAGCCGTGCGTGACGCCTTCATTCGTGCGGGCTACCAGGCGGTAGAAACCTGTCGTGATTATGGCGACAACGAGCGCATCACGCTCGGACGTAAGCCCGTATGA
- the sirB2 gene encoding invasion regulator SirB2, with amino-acid sequence MNSITLLLGVHLFSIALSISLFVLRYGWRECHSVRAHARWTRVVPPVVDTFLLLSGVGLIAKTHILPFTEQGTWLTEKLFGVIIYIVLGFIALDYRRARSRQARLIAFLLALVVLYIIIKLATTKIPLLG; translated from the coding sequence ATGAACAGCATTACGCTCCTGCTCGGCGTTCACCTCTTCAGTATTGCGCTTTCCATTAGTTTGTTTGTATTGCGATATGGATGGCGTGAATGCCACTCTGTGCGGGCGCACGCGCGCTGGACGCGTGTCGTCCCGCCGGTTGTTGACACCTTTTTGCTGCTCAGTGGCGTGGGTTTGATCGCTAAAACGCACATCCTGCCATTCACGGAGCAGGGTACATGGCTGACTGAGAAGCTGTTTGGGGTTATCATTTACATCGTTTTGGGTTTTATTGCGCTCGATTACCGTCGGGCGCGCAGTCGGCAGGCGCGGTTAATCGCGTTTCTGCTGGCGCTGGTGGTGCTGTACATCATCATTAAACTCGCCACCACAAAAATACCGTTACTGGGGTAA
- the sirB1 gene encoding invasion regulator SirB1, whose translation MRSLADFEFNKAPLCDGMILASESIRLDFPSQTVYDELERLVSLAQEEISQLLSQDEQLEKLLALFYGEWGFTDTRGVYRLSDALWLDQVLKNRQGSAVSLGAILLWIANRLSLPLVPVIFPTQLILRIESMEGEMWLINPFNGETLNEHTLEVWLKGNISPVAELFNEDLDEADNAEVIRKLLDTLKSSLMEEQQMELALRASEALLQFNPEDPYEIRDRGLIYAQLECEHVALTDLSYFVEQCPEDPISEMIRAQINNISHKQIVLH comes from the coding sequence ATGAGGTCGTTAGCTGATTTCGAATTTAATAAAGCGCCATTGTGCGACGGGATGATCCTTGCATCGGAGTCGATCCGCCTGGATTTTCCTTCGCAAACTGTCTATGACGAGCTGGAACGTCTGGTCAGCCTGGCGCAAGAAGAAATTAGCCAGCTGTTGTCACAGGATGAGCAACTGGAAAAATTGCTGGCACTTTTCTACGGCGAGTGGGGTTTTACTGACACCCGCGGCGTTTACCGTTTGTCCGACGCATTATGGCTTGACCAGGTACTGAAGAACCGCCAGGGAAGTGCAGTGTCATTGGGGGCCATCTTATTATGGATCGCCAACCGGTTGTCATTGCCGCTGGTGCCGGTGATTTTCCCGACGCAGCTTATTTTGCGTATTGAGTCGATGGAAGGCGAAATGTGGCTCATTAACCCATTCAACGGTGAAACGTTGAATGAGCATACGCTGGAAGTGTGGCTGAAGGGCAATATCAGTCCGGTCGCCGAGTTATTTAACGAAGACCTCGATGAAGCGGATAACGCAGAGGTGATTCGCAAGCTGCTGGACACGTTGAAATCTTCCTTAATGGAAGAACAACAGATGGAACTGGCGCTGCGTGCGAGTGAAGCGTTACTGCAATTTAACCCGGAAGATCCGTACGAAATACGTGACCGGGGCTTAATTTATGCGCAACTGGAATGTGAACATGTCGCGCTGACCGATTTAAGCTATTTCGTTGAGCAGTGTCCGGAAGACCCGATCAGCGAAATGATTCGTGCGCAGATTAATAACATCTCGCATAAGCAAATTGTCCTGCATTAA
- the kdsA gene encoding 3-deoxy-8-phosphooctulonate synthase, with product MKQKVVSIGDIKVANDLPFVLFGGMNVLESRDLAMRICEHYVTVTQKLGIPYVFKASFDKANRSSIHSYRGPGLEEGMKIFQELKQTFGVKVITDVHEASQAQPVADVVDVIQLPAFLARQTDLVEAMAKTGAVINVKKPQFVSPGQMGNIVDKFHEGGNDKVILCDRGANFGYDNLVVDMLGFSVMKKVSGNSPVIFDVTHALQCRDPFGAASGGRRGQVTELARAGMAVGLAGLFIEAHPDPANAKCDGPSALPLAKLEQFLVQMKAIDDLVKSFDELDTEN from the coding sequence ATGAAACAAAAAGTGGTTAGCATTGGCGACATCAAGGTAGCAAACGATCTGCCGTTCGTGCTGTTTGGCGGGATGAACGTGCTGGAATCGCGCGATCTGGCGATGCGCATTTGTGAGCACTACGTGACCGTTACCCAGAAACTGGGTATCCCTTACGTGTTCAAGGCCTCTTTTGATAAAGCCAACCGCTCCTCTATCCACTCCTACCGTGGACCGGGCCTGGAAGAAGGGATGAAAATCTTCCAGGAACTGAAGCAGACCTTTGGCGTGAAAGTGATCACCGATGTTCATGAAGCCAGCCAGGCGCAGCCTGTTGCTGATGTTGTGGATGTGATTCAGTTACCGGCGTTTCTCGCGCGTCAGACCGATCTGGTGGAAGCGATGGCGAAAACCGGCGCGGTCATCAACGTGAAGAAACCGCAGTTCGTTAGCCCGGGTCAGATGGGCAACATCGTGGATAAATTCCATGAAGGTGGAAACGATAAGGTGATCCTGTGTGACCGTGGAGCAAACTTCGGTTATGACAACCTGGTTGTTGATATGCTGGGCTTTAGCGTGATGAAGAAAGTCTCCGGTAACAGCCCGGTCATTTTCGACGTGACCCATGCGCTACAGTGCCGTGACCCGTTCGGCGCGGCCTCTGGCGGTCGTCGCGGGCAGGTAACTGAGCTGGCGCGTGCGGGTATGGCGGTTGGTCTGGCCGGCCTGTTTATTGAAGCGCACCCGGATCCGGCCAACGCGAAATGCGATGGTCCGTCCGCGCTGCCGCTGGCGAAGCTGGAACAGTTCCTTGTGCAGATGAAAGCGATTGACGATCTGGTGAAAAGCTTCGACGAGCTGGATACCGAGAACTAA
- the chaA gene encoding sodium-potassium/proton antiporter ChaA, whose protein sequence is MTHAQEAVKTRHKETSLIFPVVALVVLFLWGGSHSLPAVIGINLLALIGILSSAFSVVRHADVLAHRLGEPYGSLILSLSVVILEVSLISALMATGDAAPTLMRDTLYSIIMIVTGGLVGFSLLLGGRKFATQYMNLFGIKQYLIALFPLAIIVLVFPMALPGANFTTGQALLVALISAAMYGVFLLIQTKTHQSLFVYEHEDDSDDDDPHHGKPSAHSNLWHAAWLVIHLIAVIAVTKMNANPLETLLTEMNAPVAFTGFLVALLILSPEGLGALKAVLNNQVQRAMNLFFGSVLATISLTVPVVTLIAWATGNDLVFGLGAPEMVVMVASLVLCHISFSTGRTNVLNGAAHLALFIAYLMTIFA, encoded by the coding sequence ATGACACATGCACAAGAGGCGGTGAAAACCCGCCATAAGGAGACATCGCTTATTTTCCCGGTTGTGGCGCTGGTAGTGCTGTTCCTTTGGGGAGGCAGCCATTCACTACCAGCGGTAATCGGAATTAATCTTCTTGCCCTGATTGGTATTTTAAGCAGCGCCTTTAGCGTTGTTCGTCACGCCGACGTGCTGGCCCACCGCCTCGGCGAACCCTACGGTTCACTCATTCTCAGTCTGTCCGTGGTTATTCTCGAAGTTAGCCTGATCTCAGCCCTGATGGCGACCGGTGATGCGGCGCCCACGCTGATGCGCGACACGCTCTATTCCATCATCATGATTGTAACCGGCGGCCTGGTGGGCTTTTCTCTGTTACTGGGCGGGCGTAAATTCGCAACGCAGTATATGAATCTGTTCGGTATTAAACAGTATCTGATTGCCCTGTTTCCGCTGGCGATTATCGTGCTGGTATTTCCAATGGCCCTGCCCGGCGCGAATTTTACCACCGGCCAGGCGCTGTTGGTGGCCCTGATTTCTGCCGCGATGTACGGCGTATTCCTGCTCATTCAGACCAAGACGCACCAGAGCCTGTTTGTCTATGAGCACGAAGATGACAGCGATGACGACGACCCGCATCACGGTAAGCCCTCTGCGCACAGCAATTTGTGGCATGCCGCCTGGCTGGTGATTCATCTGATTGCAGTAATTGCCGTCACCAAGATGAACGCGAATCCGCTGGAGACATTACTGACTGAGATGAACGCCCCGGTCGCCTTTACCGGCTTCCTGGTCGCGCTGCTGATCCTCTCTCCGGAAGGGCTTGGAGCGCTGAAAGCGGTGTTGAATAATCAGGTACAAAGAGCAATGAACCTGTTTTTTGGTTCAGTGCTGGCCACCATCTCCCTGACGGTACCGGTGGTAACGCTGATTGCGTGGGCGACGGGGAATGATCTGGTGTTCGGCTTAGGCGCGCCGGAAATGGTGGTGATGGTAGCATCGCTGGTACTGTGCCATATCTCATTCTCAACGGGGCGCACCAACGTGCTGAACGGCGCGGCGCATCTGGCACTGTTTATCGCCTATCTGATGACGATATTTGCCTGA
- the chaB gene encoding putative cation transport regulator ChaB, protein MPYHAKKDLPDSVQHVLPAHAQAIYKEAFNSAWEQYKDKADRRDDASREETAHKVAWAAVKKEYAKGEDDKWHKKT, encoded by the coding sequence ATGCCTTATCATGCGAAAAAAGATCTACCAGATAGTGTTCAGCACGTCTTACCCGCCCATGCCCAGGCGATCTACAAGGAAGCGTTCAATAGTGCGTGGGAGCAGTATAAAGACAAAGCCGATCGCCGCGATGATGCCAGTCGGGAAGAAACCGCGCATAAAGTCGCGTGGGCGGCAGTGAAAAAAGAGTATGCCAAAGGTGAAGATGATAAGTGGCATAAGAAAACCTAA
- a CDS encoding gamma-glutamylcyclotransferase yields MLTRDFLMNADCKTAFGAIEESLLWSAEQRAASLAATLACRPDDGPVWIFGYGSLMWNPALEFEESCTGTLVGWHRAFCLRLTAGRGTACQPGRMLALKEGGRTTGVAYRLPDASLEQELTLLWKREMITGCYLPTWCHLALDDGRTVNALVFIMDPRHPLYESDTRAQIIAPLIAAASGPLGTNAQYLFSLEQELQKLGMQDECLNDLVTNVRGLLGESLPEGVLRPGFA; encoded by the coding sequence GTGTTAACGCGTGATTTCTTGATGAATGCCGATTGTAAGACGGCATTTGGTGCTATTGAAGAATCACTCTTATGGTCAGCAGAGCAACGTGCCGCGTCCCTTGCGGCGACCCTGGCCTGCCGACCAGATGATGGACCGGTGTGGATCTTCGGTTATGGATCGTTGATGTGGAACCCGGCGCTAGAATTTGAGGAGTCATGTACCGGTACGCTGGTGGGATGGCATCGGGCATTTTGTCTGCGTCTCACGGCAGGGCGCGGAACCGCGTGCCAGCCGGGGCGAATGCTTGCACTGAAAGAGGGCGGCCGCACTACTGGCGTGGCCTATCGTCTCCCGGATGCTTCGCTTGAGCAGGAGTTAACCCTGCTGTGGAAGCGCGAAATGATCACCGGTTGCTATCTGCCAACCTGGTGCCATCTGGCGCTGGACGACGGGCGAACGGTGAATGCGCTGGTGTTTATTATGGACCCGCGCCATCCGCTGTATGAGTCGGACACGCGTGCGCAAATTATCGCCCCGCTGATTGCTGCCGCCAGTGGGCCGCTTGGCACCAACGCGCAGTATCTGTTCTCGCTGGAACAGGAGTTGCAGAAACTGGGGATGCAGGATGAGTGCCTTAACGACCTGGTGACTAACGTTCGGGGGTTGTTAGGTGAATCTCTGCCTGAAGGTGTGTTGCGTCCCGGTTTTGCCTGA